Proteins from a genomic interval of Candidatus Sericytochromatia bacterium:
- a CDS encoding aspartate aminotransferase family protein, with product MSEPLTPAELLAKRQQYMAPTLAHYYERPMNLVRGEMQHLFDSDGRRYLDFFAGICTVSVGHSNPQVNQRVIDQIGRLQHTSTVFLTEPMVNLAERLAQITPGRLQMSIMTNSGTEANETAVLLAKRFTGRNEIVALKHAYHGRSWLAASLTAIASYRVDPVPVPGISFAENPYCYRCPYGKVPSACALECAKDVENVIKTQTTGAPATFVAETMQGVGGIITPPPDYFKVVREITQRHGMVFHIDEVQAGFGRTGRWFGIEHYGVEPDIITMAKGMGNGFAIGGCITTPEIAESLKAGTINTFGGNPISATASLATIDYIEQAHLMAQARELGDYLLDALRGLQEEFPLIGDVRGKGLMLGVELVEDPRSKLPALVETKRVLELMKDDGVIVGRGGLHGNVLRLQPPMVITRGDCDRLVTSMRRAIATVSEQLASKTG from the coding sequence GTGAGCGAACCATTGACCCCTGCCGAACTGCTGGCCAAGCGCCAACAGTACATGGCCCCCACGCTGGCCCACTACTACGAGCGCCCCATGAACCTGGTGAGGGGCGAAATGCAGCACCTGTTCGACTCGGACGGGCGACGTTACCTCGACTTTTTTGCCGGCATCTGCACCGTCAGCGTCGGTCATTCCAACCCGCAGGTCAACCAGCGCGTCATCGACCAGATCGGACGTTTGCAGCATACCAGCACGGTGTTCCTGACCGAGCCCATGGTGAACCTGGCCGAACGGCTGGCGCAGATCACGCCCGGCCGCCTCCAGATGAGCATCATGACCAACAGCGGCACCGAGGCCAACGAGACGGCCGTCTTGCTTGCCAAGCGCTTTACCGGGCGAAATGAAATCGTGGCCCTGAAGCACGCCTATCACGGGCGGTCCTGGTTGGCTGCCAGCCTGACGGCGATCGCCTCCTATCGGGTCGATCCGGTGCCCGTGCCAGGCATCAGCTTCGCGGAGAACCCGTACTGTTACCGCTGCCCCTACGGCAAGGTGCCCAGCGCCTGCGCGCTGGAATGCGCCAAAGATGTCGAAAATGTCATCAAGACGCAAACGACCGGGGCTCCTGCCACCTTCGTGGCGGAAACCATGCAGGGCGTGGGTGGCATCATTACCCCGCCGCCGGACTATTTCAAGGTGGTGCGCGAGATCACGCAGCGCCACGGCATGGTCTTCCACATCGATGAGGTGCAGGCGGGCTTCGGGCGAACCGGCCGCTGGTTCGGCATTGAGCACTATGGCGTCGAACCGGACATCATCACCATGGCCAAGGGCATGGGCAACGGCTTCGCCATCGGAGGCTGCATCACGACGCCTGAGATTGCGGAGAGCCTGAAGGCTGGAACCATCAACACCTTCGGTGGAAATCCGATTTCCGCGACGGCCAGCCTGGCCACCATCGATTACATCGAACAGGCGCATCTGATGGCTCAGGCGCGGGAGTTGGGCGATTACCTCCTGGATGCCTTGCGGGGCCTCCAGGAGGAGTTCCCCTTGATCGGAGACGTGCGAGGGAAGGGGTTGATGTTGGGGGTCGAACTGGTGGAAGACCCTCGCAGCAAGCTCCCGGCCCTGGTCGAGACCAAGCGCGTGCTGGAACTGATGAAGGATGATGGCGTGATCGTGGGCCGAGGCGGCCTCCACGGCAACGTCTTGCGCTTGCAGCCCCCGATGGTGATCACGCGGGGAGATTGCGATCGCCTGGTCACCAGCATGCGCCGGGCGATCGCGACCGTGAGCGAGCAACTGGCGAGTAAAACCGGCTGA